The following are encoded together in the Chanodichthys erythropterus isolate Z2021 chromosome 16, ASM2448905v1, whole genome shotgun sequence genome:
- the LOC137003528 gene encoding C-C motif chemokine 17-like, producing the protein MKIALFTVILLGWMCVGESDDRHTGCCLTVTNTRIPVKNIVDYDIQEPTGTCPLRAVRFRTIKYIIICSDPEDSWAKRAMNDVNGRRMPTEQPCEEAAVYDGVTATTTAIQRTGTEGYGHPESCCSTAMSTTIPVKIPAAFRPLLTRKRSHSKKMLHKYQSKS; encoded by the exons ATGAAGATCGCTCTGTTTACTGTGATTCTTCTGGGGTGGATGTGTGTTGGAGAATCAG ATGATAGACATACAGGATGCTGTCTTACTGTGACAAACACCAGAATACCAGTAAAAAACATTGTGGATTATGACATACAAGAGCCAACAGGAACATGTCCCCTCAGAGCTGTAAG GTTCCGCaccataaaatatataattatttgttCAGATCCAGAAGACAGTTGGGCTAAGAGAGCAATGAATGATGTGAATGGGAGAAGGATGCCGACAGAGCAACCCTGTGAAGAAGCTGCTGTGTATGATGGAGTTACAGCAACTACAACTGCAATACAAAGGACCGGCACTGAGG GATATGGGCATCCAGAAAGCTGCTGTTCTACTGCGATGAGCACCACAATCCCAGTTAAAATTCCTGCTGCATTTAGACCCCTTTTGACCCGGAAGAG GTCTCACAGCAAGAAAATGCTCCACAAGTACCAAAGCAAATCATGA